One Chitinophagales bacterium genomic window carries:
- a CDS encoding all-trans-retinol 13,14-reductase: MQYDVMIAGGGLGGLVCAGILAQEGMSVCVVEKNNQLGGALQSFRRDRCTFDTSVHYIGGLGEGQTLNRLFRYLNILPDLRLRKYDDDGFDHILFKGDPVEYRLAQGYTNFIKKLTEYFPREKAAIQKYCDDIRYICRQFPMYNLNAADGYGDTAAMHINTRDYLSSLTQNKKLQNVLAGNILLYAGKPESTPLHVHALVINSYIESSWKCIDGSDHIIKLLIRNIKRAGGHIIKGNAVVGLVASGNNLTHAILENGEHIHARNFISGMHPLQMLQMVDSPLIRPAFRKRLASLENTPSAFLVYVAMKKNTFPYRNYNLYVYNTSDVWQTMRYRPEEWPASYAIFYNGIPENETYTDGLALMTYMHYDEVKYWENTVHTTRIPQSRGSEYENFKNQRAEKLIEDAATVLPELRHCISAYHTASPLSFRDYTGSPQGSMYGFLKDCTDPMKTLIPVRTKIPNLLLTGQNLNLHGVLGVAISAVVTCAELIGKEYLLNKIKNA; encoded by the coding sequence ATGCAATATGATGTAATGATTGCAGGTGGCGGCTTAGGCGGATTGGTATGTGCCGGCATACTGGCACAGGAAGGCATGAGTGTGTGTGTGGTTGAAAAAAATAATCAACTGGGCGGAGCCCTCCAGAGCTTCAGAAGAGATCGCTGCACCTTTGATACCAGCGTGCACTACATTGGTGGTCTTGGGGAGGGTCAGACCCTCAACCGTTTGTTCCGCTATTTAAATATTCTGCCTGACCTCCGTTTGCGTAAGTATGATGATGATGGTTTTGACCACATTTTGTTCAAAGGAGATCCGGTTGAATACAGACTTGCCCAGGGTTATACTAATTTCATTAAAAAACTCACAGAATATTTCCCTCGTGAAAAGGCAGCAATACAAAAGTATTGTGATGACATACGCTACATTTGCCGTCAGTTTCCCATGTATAATCTGAATGCAGCCGATGGCTATGGGGACACGGCTGCCATGCATATAAACACGCGCGATTATCTTTCCTCCCTGACACAAAACAAAAAATTACAAAACGTACTTGCCGGCAATATACTGCTTTATGCAGGCAAGCCTGAAAGCACGCCACTGCACGTGCATGCCCTGGTAATAAACAGCTATATCGAAAGCAGTTGGAAATGCATTGACGGGAGCGACCATATTATCAAATTGCTCATCCGAAATATAAAGCGTGCCGGAGGCCATATTATAAAAGGCAATGCCGTAGTCGGCCTCGTTGCTTCAGGAAACAATTTAACACACGCTATACTGGAAAACGGAGAGCACATTCATGCACGAAATTTTATCTCCGGCATGCATCCTTTGCAAATGCTGCAAATGGTAGACAGTCCGCTCATTAGACCCGCTTTCCGCAAACGACTTGCTTCGCTGGAAAACACCCCCTCGGCTTTTCTGGTGTATGTGGCCATGAAAAAAAATACATTCCCTTACCGAAACTACAACCTGTACGTCTACAATACCTCTGACGTATGGCAGACAATGCGTTATCGCCCGGAAGAGTGGCCTGCAAGCTATGCTATTTTCTATAACGGCATTCCGGAGAATGAAACCTACACAGATGGTCTGGCTTTAATGACTTATATGCATTATGACGAAGTAAAATACTGGGAGAATACCGTGCATACCACTCGCATTCCCCAAAGCCGTGGTTCAGAATATGAAAATTTTAAAAACCAGCGGGCTGAAAAACTGATTGAAGATGCAGCCACCGTCTTACCCGAACTGCGCCACTGTATAAGTGCATACCACACCGCCTCTCCCCTGTCATTTCGTGACTATACAGGATCTCCACAGGGTAGCATGTACGGCTTTCTGAAAGATTGCACAGATCCAATGAAAACCCTTATTCCGGTTAGAACCAAAATTCCCAACCTTCTTCTAACCGGGCAAAATCTAAATTTGCATGGAGTGCTGGGAGTTGCAATCAGTGCCGTGGTGACTTGTGCTGAACTGATTGGGAAGGAATATCTGCTGAACAAGATTAAAAATGCTTAA
- a CDS encoding acyl-CoA--6-aminopenicillanic acid acyl-transferase, with the protein MLKKIIRWLVILLLTLLIGTGGLIAYIELALHPQPPHPADVSALDLNRQQIGTDFYRIGNNWLKKSDTGLWEMYLEGGAFERGVIAGKLCKELQLNQEQSFVEQIRKMIPSEMYLKFLRYFILFFNRNLDKHIPEEYKLEIYGFSLSAPAEFNFIGNGYERLLNYHAAHDIGHALQNLMLVGCSSFSVWDSRSADSSLMIGRNFDFYAGDRFAENKIVLFCNPDSGYKFFSVTWSGFSGVASGMNAAGLTVTINAARSEIPTASATPISILAREILQYASTIDEAYAIAGKRKTFVAESILIGSARDRKAAIIEKSPGRMALFTSDTDFILCTNHYQSALFSDDPDNVKNKEESTSVYRYKRLLEWMDSVPRFTPQVIASVLRDRKGLGNRNIGMGNEKALNQLIAHHSVIFKPTQKIAWVSAPPYQLGTYVAYDLGKLWDMLPGRTSHAEIYTPALNLPADTFLYSEEYRNYERYRQQKTRIQRASPGSLPDSALMAFPTLNPECYLTYMTLGDYYKRTGDCLKAQENYQTALSKEVATIPERLYLEKALHTCQNNKAKIKN; encoded by the coding sequence ATGCTTAAAAAAATAATCAGGTGGTTGGTTATACTGCTTCTTACCCTGCTGATCGGGACGGGAGGGCTTATAGCCTATATTGAACTGGCACTGCATCCTCAACCACCTCACCCGGCAGATGTTTCTGCGTTAGACCTGAACCGGCAACAGATAGGCACCGACTTTTACAGAATAGGCAATAACTGGCTGAAAAAAAGCGACACCGGACTGTGGGAAATGTATCTGGAAGGCGGAGCTTTTGAGCGAGGTGTGATTGCCGGCAAACTATGCAAAGAGCTGCAGCTCAATCAGGAACAAAGCTTTGTTGAGCAAATCCGGAAAATGATACCTTCCGAAATGTATCTGAAATTTTTACGCTATTTCATTCTTTTTTTTAACCGCAATCTAGACAAGCATATTCCAGAAGAATACAAACTGGAGATTTATGGATTTTCTCTTTCAGCTCCCGCGGAATTTAATTTTATCGGAAACGGCTATGAACGGCTGCTGAACTATCATGCCGCTCATGACATCGGGCACGCCCTACAAAACCTGATGCTGGTGGGATGCTCTTCTTTTTCGGTATGGGATAGCCGGTCTGCTGATTCGTCCCTTATGATAGGGCGCAACTTTGACTTCTATGCCGGAGATCGCTTTGCCGAAAACAAAATCGTACTCTTCTGCAATCCTGACAGCGGTTATAAATTTTTCAGTGTGACGTGGAGCGGATTTTCCGGGGTGGCATCCGGCATGAATGCAGCAGGCCTTACTGTAACCATCAATGCAGCCCGATCTGAAATACCAACGGCCTCGGCTACTCCCATCTCCATTCTGGCACGGGAAATTTTACAATATGCCAGCACCATTGATGAGGCCTATGCTATTGCCGGCAAAAGAAAAACTTTTGTCGCAGAATCTATTCTTATCGGTTCAGCCCGTGACCGGAAAGCAGCTATTATTGAAAAATCACCAGGCCGCATGGCGCTATTTACTTCGGATACTGACTTTATACTCTGCACCAACCACTATCAAAGCGCACTCTTCTCAGACGACCCTGATAACGTAAAAAACAAGGAGGAAAGCACTTCTGTGTATCGCTACAAGCGCCTGCTGGAATGGATGGACAGTGTTCCCCGTTTCACACCCCAGGTGATTGCCAGCGTTTTGCGTGATAGAAAGGGGTTGGGCAACCGCAACATAGGCATGGGTAATGAAAAAGCCCTCAATCAGCTGATAGCACACCACTCCGTAATTTTTAAACCGACCCAAAAAATAGCCTGGGTGTCAGCCCCTCCCTATCAACTCGGCACCTACGTAGCCTACGACCTGGGGAAACTATGGGACATGCTTCCGGGCCGAACCAGCCATGCAGAGATTTACACGCCTGCATTGAATCTGCCAGCGGATACCTTCCTTTACTCTGAAGAATACCGGAATTATGAACGCTACCGTCAACAGAAAACAAGGATACAACGAGCATCTCCGGGATCTCTTCCGGATTCAGCGCTTATGGCTTTCCCGACATTGAACCCGGAATGTTATCTCACTTATATGACGCTGGGTGATTACTACAAAAGAACAGGCGATTGCCTGAAGGCACAAGAAAATTACCAAACCGCCCTCTCCAAGGAGGTGGCAACCATTCCGGAGCGGTTGTACCTGGAAAAAGCCTTGCACACATGCCAGAACAATAAAGCAAAAATTAAAAATTAA
- a CDS encoding phenylacetate--CoA ligase: MFIPPIELCPLDEIARYQSERLSETLQYLSACSPFYQKFFKVHRIKPEAIKTVADLRLIPPVTKDDFAAYNDTFRCVPLKKIIDLTITSGTTGQPVTVGLTEADLQRLAYNEYISFCCASASEDDIFQLMVTLDRQFMAGMAYHLGVRKLGATMIRTGPGLPWMQLETIQRLKPTVLIAVPSFLLKLIEFARSNGFDLSNTSVKKVICIGENIRQPDFSLNHLASRITEHWNIQLFSTYASTEMQTAFSECEAGKGGHHHPELIIVELLDDQDNPVKPGEVGEVTITTLGIEATPLLRYKTGDITVYYDEPCSCGRHTLRLGPIIGRKNHMLKYKGTTLYPAAIMDLLNGMPEISDYAIEAYTSETGTDEITLHLHATTENPQLINRISNIMQSKLRVLPEIHFVAQDQLLALMKPEQNRKIQRFIDNRKKVVQTTERINS, encoded by the coding sequence ATGTTTATCCCTCCCATTGAGCTGTGCCCATTGGATGAAATTGCCCGTTATCAGAGTGAACGCCTTTCGGAAACACTGCAATACCTCTCAGCATGTTCTCCGTTTTATCAAAAATTTTTCAAAGTGCATCGCATCAAACCAGAGGCTATAAAGACCGTTGCCGACCTGCGCCTGATTCCACCCGTTACGAAAGATGATTTTGCAGCTTATAACGACACTTTCAGATGTGTGCCATTAAAAAAAATTATTGACCTAACAATCACCTCCGGAACCACCGGACAACCGGTCACCGTGGGGCTCACCGAAGCCGACCTTCAACGCCTGGCTTATAATGAGTATATCTCCTTTTGCTGTGCCTCAGCTTCAGAAGACGATATTTTTCAGCTCATGGTTACTCTGGATCGCCAGTTCATGGCCGGTATGGCCTATCACCTGGGCGTTCGGAAGCTGGGGGCAACCATGATACGCACGGGACCTGGACTACCCTGGATGCAACTGGAAACCATCCAACGACTCAAGCCCACCGTGCTGATTGCCGTGCCCTCATTTCTGCTCAAACTGATAGAATTTGCACGCAGCAATGGCTTTGACCTCAGCAACACCAGCGTAAAAAAAGTGATTTGTATCGGGGAAAATATCCGCCAGCCTGATTTTTCGCTTAATCATCTGGCATCCCGGATCACAGAGCATTGGAATATTCAGCTGTTCTCAACCTATGCCTCCACAGAAATGCAAACCGCCTTCAGCGAATGTGAGGCAGGCAAGGGCGGTCACCATCACCCGGAATTGATTATTGTGGAACTGTTGGATGATCAGGATAACCCGGTTAAACCCGGAGAGGTCGGAGAAGTCACCATCACCACCCTGGGTATTGAAGCTACACCCTTGCTGCGCTATAAAACCGGTGACATCACTGTCTATTATGATGAGCCCTGCTCCTGCGGCCGCCACACCCTGCGGCTCGGACCCATTATCGGCAGAAAAAATCACATGCTCAAATACAAAGGCACCACCCTTTATCCGGCTGCCATCATGGATCTGCTCAATGGCATGCCTGAAATATCAGATTATGCCATTGAAGCCTATACCAGTGAAACAGGTACAGATGAGATTACGCTCCATCTGCATGCAACAACGGAAAATCCCCAGCTTATCAATCGCATCAGCAACATAATGCAATCCAAGCTGCGGGTGTTGCCTGAAATACATTTTGTTGCACAAGACCAACTGCTTGCCCTCATGAAACCGGAGCAGAACCGCAAGATTCAGCGGTTTATTGATAACAGAAAAAAAGTCGTCCAAACAACCGAAAGGATAAATTCTTAA
- the pyrD gene encoding dihydroorotate dehydrogenase (quinone): MYKLFFRPLLFLLPPETAHSLTLWLLKAFLKVPLAKSLLHALYSVSNRSLERSLFGLTFPNYVGLAAGFDKNARYIDELACFGFGFIEVGTITPLPQPGNSKPRVFRLPQDRALINRMGFNNDGAHVIAQRLKKRKSKIIIGANIGKNKHTPNEKAAEDYVKCFDILNDYVDYFTINVSSPNTPGLRDLQSKEPLQQILRAVQARNKLLPRKKPVLLKIAPDLTHSQLDDIITICQEEGIDGIIATNTTQMRPHLKTDTARIQCIGEGGLSGEPLRELATRVIDYLRSHSKLPVIGTGGIMSKADADKKLQAGALLLQVYTGFIYEGPSLVKKILQKGNQNR; the protein is encoded by the coding sequence ATGTACAAGCTATTTTTCCGCCCGCTGCTTTTCCTGCTTCCTCCGGAAACTGCCCACTCCCTTACTCTTTGGCTGCTCAAAGCATTTTTAAAGGTGCCGCTTGCAAAATCCCTGCTGCATGCGCTGTATTCGGTCTCTAATCGCTCACTGGAGCGTAGCTTGTTCGGGCTTACTTTTCCGAACTACGTGGGATTGGCAGCGGGTTTTGATAAAAACGCCCGCTACATTGACGAACTGGCATGCTTTGGATTTGGCTTTATTGAAGTGGGCACGATTACTCCCCTGCCGCAACCGGGCAACAGCAAACCACGGGTATTCAGACTTCCTCAGGACCGCGCGTTGATTAATAGGATGGGATTCAACAATGACGGTGCACATGTCATTGCTCAGCGCCTGAAAAAAAGAAAAAGTAAAATCATCATCGGTGCAAACATTGGTAAAAACAAACATACCCCCAACGAAAAAGCAGCAGAAGATTATGTAAAATGTTTTGACATACTTAATGATTATGTAGATTATTTTACTATCAACGTGAGCTCTCCCAACACTCCCGGGTTACGTGATTTGCAGAGTAAAGAGCCGCTGCAACAAATTCTCCGTGCCGTGCAGGCAAGAAACAAACTGCTCCCCCGAAAAAAGCCGGTTCTGCTCAAAATAGCTCCCGATCTTACACATAGTCAATTGGATGACATCATCACCATTTGCCAGGAGGAAGGGATAGATGGTATCATCGCTACCAATACTACTCAGATGCGTCCACATCTGAAAACAGATACAGCACGCATTCAGTGCATTGGTGAAGGTGGGCTAAGCGGTGAACCACTCAGGGAGCTAGCTACCCGTGTTATAGATTATCTGCGTTCACACAGTAAGCTGCCCGTTATAGGAACAGGAGGCATCATGAGCAAAGCAGATGCTGATAAAAAATTGCAGGCTGGTGCCCTGCTTTTGCAGGTTTATACAGGCTTTATCTACGAAGGCCCTTCATTGGTAAAAAAAATTCTCCAAAAAGGAAACCAGAACCGTTAA
- a CDS encoding two-component sensor histidine kinase, which produces MRILPTRPLLIFYILVLYVFASFTWWSYLLLKKNKATFEERVQLEILKKQYGTNALQQIPDYLTTAEGKKLLRQYERQKWMIAGEGLVFMILLVMGSIRLLQTFRKEMRLAQQQSNFLLSVTHELKSPLASVKLSLQTLLRRVQLEAKYKNLIDNSIEDIDRLTTLVDNLLYAARMEDDSFSLHREKTDISDLTRHVIRHITGLAKDGVTVKTCIQDNLVLHTDKMAWSSLVQNLVENAMKYSPPPACIEVHLKKEHGHIVLTVKDNGIGIAPEERANIFKKFYRIGNEETRRTKGTGLGLFIVKKIVELHKGKITLSDNEPKGTIFRIVIPDTE; this is translated from the coding sequence ATGAGAATACTCCCTACACGCCCCTTGCTTATTTTTTACATCCTTGTTTTATATGTGTTTGCCTCTTTTACCTGGTGGTCTTACCTGTTGCTAAAGAAAAATAAAGCCACTTTTGAAGAACGAGTGCAGCTGGAAATACTTAAAAAGCAATATGGAACAAATGCTCTGCAGCAGATACCGGATTACCTGACTACTGCCGAAGGCAAAAAATTGCTCCGGCAATATGAGCGACAAAAGTGGATGATAGCAGGTGAAGGTCTGGTGTTTATGATATTGTTGGTGATGGGTTCTATTCGTCTGTTACAAACGTTCCGGAAAGAAATGCGTCTGGCGCAACAACAAAGCAATTTCTTATTATCCGTAACCCATGAACTGAAATCTCCGTTGGCTTCTGTTAAGCTCTCCCTGCAAACCCTGCTTCGGAGAGTTCAACTAGAGGCGAAATACAAAAACCTCATTGATAATTCTATTGAAGACATTGACCGCCTCACAACCCTGGTGGATAATCTGCTCTATGCTGCCCGTATGGAAGATGATTCTTTTTCGCTGCACCGCGAAAAAACAGATATATCCGATTTAACCCGACATGTCATACGGCACATCACCGGCCTGGCAAAGGATGGTGTAACCGTCAAAACCTGTATTCAGGATAATCTGGTGCTCCATACCGATAAAATGGCATGGAGTTCCCTTGTTCAGAATCTGGTGGAAAATGCCATGAAATATTCACCTCCCCCGGCATGCATTGAAGTGCACCTGAAAAAAGAGCATGGACATATCGTACTCACCGTGAAGGATAATGGCATTGGCATCGCTCCGGAAGAAAGAGCCAATATTTTCAAGAAATTTTATCGCATCGGCAATGAAGAAACCCGAAGAACAAAGGGTACAGGACTGGGCCTTTTCATAGTAAAAAAAATTGTTGAACTGCATAAAGGTAAAATCACCCTCAGTGATAATGAACCCAAAGGAACAATTTTCAGAATTGTGATTCCGGATACCGAGTAG
- the aceK gene encoding isocitrate dehydrogenase kinase/phosphatase: protein MIAPDIIQQAALLIAEGFYNYRNKFMEITRRARLRFERRNWHGIQYDSKERLELYKRESEQVLYALKKILGDLLTHKEVWRMLKAVYQEEVRDRKDYELAETFYNSLIRKTFPGQGVDEEIEFVQIRDEPLVNDIHELCHVFPFYGSTYETIKGILSYYPFFVSYDNPDYYIHLISNRIKEQLVSTFGDFRFDRMELIRPVFFRNKGAYIIGRIVRGSQVMPFILALLNPFDTGIIIDAVLLTETDASLIFSFTRSYFLVDVENTLLLMKFLKSIMPEKRRSELYNSIGCDKHGKTVLFREIQKHLSATTDRFEWAPGVKGMVMAVFTLPTMNIVFKVIKDVFDPPKNTTRQKVMEKYRIVFLHDRAGRLADAQEFEYLVYERNRFDPALLEELLHTASRSIMLDEDRVVLKHCYIERKMTPLNIYLQHASEKEAIEAIIDYGNAIKELAAVNIFPGDLLIKNFGVTRHGRVVFYDYDELCFVTECNFRRLPAARDEEEELSGEPWYSVNENDVFPEELKHFLLPPGRLADAFLQHHADIFTVEFWHTMQQRQERGEILDVYPYRREQRFHKRVI, encoded by the coding sequence ATGATTGCTCCCGATATTATTCAGCAGGCTGCACTTCTTATTGCAGAGGGATTTTACAATTACCGGAATAAATTCATGGAAATCACCAGGCGTGCCCGTTTGCGGTTTGAGCGGAGAAACTGGCATGGAATACAGTATGATTCCAAGGAACGTCTTGAACTGTATAAAAGAGAATCAGAGCAGGTGCTGTATGCACTCAAAAAAATTTTAGGTGACCTGCTGACTCATAAAGAGGTATGGCGGATGCTCAAAGCAGTGTATCAGGAAGAGGTGCGAGACCGGAAAGACTATGAATTAGCAGAAACGTTCTACAACTCCTTAATCCGCAAAACTTTCCCCGGACAAGGTGTCGATGAGGAAATTGAATTTGTTCAGATCCGAGACGAACCCCTTGTCAATGATATACATGAACTCTGTCATGTATTTCCTTTTTACGGTTCAACCTATGAAACGATAAAGGGTATTCTGAGCTACTATCCTTTTTTTGTCAGTTATGATAATCCGGATTATTACATTCACCTGATCAGCAACCGCATCAAAGAACAGTTGGTAAGCACCTTTGGCGACTTCCGTTTTGATCGTATGGAGCTTATCCGACCGGTTTTTTTCCGCAACAAAGGGGCATATATTATCGGTCGTATTGTGCGCGGCAGCCAGGTGATGCCTTTTATTCTTGCCCTGCTCAATCCGTTTGATACCGGTATCATCATAGATGCCGTGTTGCTTACAGAGACGGATGCAAGCCTGATATTCAGTTTTACGCGCTCTTATTTTCTGGTAGATGTGGAGAATACGCTTTTGCTGATGAAGTTTTTGAAGTCTATCATGCCCGAAAAAAGAAGGTCGGAATTATATAACTCCATCGGCTGTGATAAACATGGCAAAACCGTTCTTTTCAGAGAAATACAGAAACATCTCTCTGCCACAACTGATCGCTTTGAATGGGCTCCTGGAGTGAAAGGTATGGTGATGGCAGTATTTACTCTTCCCACGATGAATATCGTCTTTAAGGTCATCAAGGATGTCTTTGACCCGCCCAAAAACACCACGCGTCAAAAAGTGATGGAGAAATATCGCATTGTGTTTTTACACGATCGTGCCGGGCGCCTTGCCGATGCTCAGGAGTTTGAGTATCTGGTTTATGAAAGAAACCGCTTTGATCCTGCACTGCTGGAAGAGCTGCTGCACACGGCTTCCAGAAGCATCATGCTTGATGAAGACAGGGTGGTATTAAAGCATTGTTATATTGAGCGCAAAATGACACCTCTGAACATTTACCTGCAACATGCCAGTGAAAAAGAAGCCATAGAAGCCATTATAGATTACGGCAATGCCATCAAGGAGCTGGCTGCGGTTAATATTTTTCCGGGTGACCTGCTGATAAAAAATTTCGGGGTTACCCGCCACGGGCGGGTGGTGTTTTATGATTATGATGAGCTTTGTTTTGTCACCGAATGCAATTTCCGCAGGCTTCCGGCTGCACGTGACGAGGAAGAGGAGTTGTCCGGTGAGCCGTGGTATTCGGTCAATGAAAATGATGTGTTTCCCGAAGAGCTGAAGCATTTTCTGCTTCCTCCCGGCCGGCTAGCTGATGCATTCCTGCAACACCATGCGGATATTTTTACCGTGGAATTCTGGCATACCATGCAGCAGCGGCAGGAAAGGGGTGAAATTCTGGATGTGTATCCCTATCGTAGGGAACAACGGTTTCACAAGCGCGTCATCTGA
- a CDS encoding fructosamine kinase, with protein MEQSFIRYLEDVLTRHCGEPVKIKSAEAIGGGCIHYTFRLQSNASDFFIKYNRAALYPQMFEAEAKGLAMLAASRTIRVPSVITSGYWNEKAFLLLEYIRPQQRRKNFWENFGQSLALLHRHTAPYFGLDSDNYIGSLPQYNCRHQQWSSFFVEERLRRQASLAYAAGLIAAAHQRSLEQLYKKIPDLFPDEPPALLHGDLWSGNFIVADDGYACLVDPAVYFGHREMEIAFTMLFGGFDQRFYDAYQDAFPLANGFDARKDICNLYPLLVHLNLFGSSYLPAIERILRCYA; from the coding sequence GTGGAGCAATCTTTTATCCGCTATCTTGAGGATGTACTGACAAGGCATTGTGGCGAGCCGGTAAAAATTAAATCCGCGGAAGCCATTGGCGGAGGGTGTATCCATTATACTTTCCGATTGCAATCAAATGCGAGTGATTTTTTTATCAAATACAACCGGGCAGCCCTTTATCCGCAGATGTTTGAAGCGGAGGCAAAAGGACTTGCCATGCTGGCCGCTTCCCGAACAATACGTGTACCCTCTGTCATCACCTCTGGCTATTGGAATGAAAAGGCTTTTCTTTTACTGGAATACATCCGTCCTCAACAGAGAAGAAAAAATTTTTGGGAAAACTTCGGCCAGTCACTAGCACTTCTGCACAGACATACAGCTCCGTATTTTGGACTGGATAGTGATAATTATATCGGCTCCCTTCCTCAATACAATTGCAGGCATCAGCAATGGTCTTCCTTTTTTGTTGAAGAGCGCTTACGGAGGCAGGCAAGCCTCGCGTATGCAGCTGGGCTGATCGCAGCGGCCCATCAACGCAGCTTGGAACAGCTCTACAAGAAAATACCTGACCTCTTTCCCGATGAACCCCCTGCATTGTTACATGGAGATTTATGGAGCGGCAACTTTATAGTAGCGGATGATGGTTATGCCTGTCTGGTGGACCCGGCAGTTTACTTTGGCCATCGTGAAATGGAGATTGCATTTACCATGCTCTTTGGAGGGTTTGACCAGCGGTTTTATGATGCCTATCAGGATGCTTTCCCGCTTGCGAATGGATTTGATGCACGTAAAGATATTTGTAACCTTTATCCGTTGCTGGTACATCTGAATCTGTTTGGCTCTTCTTATTTACCGGCTATTGAACGAATACTCAGGTGTTATGCGTAA
- a CDS encoding membrane protein, protein MSEDAFNGYRLKRFTPPPVGWIEEFARPLKMYFRPEYFGIDDVDGSKPALFVTNHTIYGLTDGLLFGLELFKRKNIFLRPLVDNLHFEIPVWRDWIPKIGFVRASHENCAALMEAGEHVLVFPGGGRETCKRKGEAYTLIWKNHLGFARMAIQYGYDIIPVAQVGGDDTFDIVADADDIMKSWIGRFIRDSKMLKKYFRGGDNIPPISKGLFGLWGIPKPVKLYVSFGERIETSRFKHKFANEDNLWQLRNEVELVMNRQFITLLLYRKMQRKGWLKLWG, encoded by the coding sequence ATGTCAGAAGATGCGTTTAACGGCTATCGTTTGAAGCGGTTTACTCCGCCACCGGTTGGATGGATTGAAGAATTCGCCCGGCCGCTGAAAATGTATTTCCGGCCGGAGTATTTCGGAATAGATGATGTAGATGGCTCCAAACCTGCCCTTTTTGTAACCAATCATACTATCTACGGACTCACAGACGGGTTGCTGTTCGGCCTGGAACTTTTTAAAAGAAAAAACATCTTCCTGCGTCCGCTGGTAGATAATCTGCATTTTGAAATTCCGGTATGGCGTGACTGGATTCCCAAAATTGGTTTCGTAAGGGCAAGTCATGAAAATTGTGCCGCTCTGATGGAAGCCGGAGAGCATGTGTTGGTATTTCCCGGTGGCGGACGGGAAACCTGTAAGCGAAAGGGCGAAGCCTATACGCTGATATGGAAAAATCACCTCGGATTTGCCCGTATGGCTATTCAATACGGTTACGACATTATTCCTGTAGCCCAGGTAGGCGGAGATGATACCTTTGATATTGTTGCCGATGCGGATGATATCATGAAATCATGGATCGGACGCTTCATCCGCGATTCTAAAATGCTTAAAAAATATTTTCGCGGTGGAGATAATATTCCTCCCATCAGCAAAGGCCTGTTTGGATTGTGGGGCATCCCCAAGCCCGTAAAACTCTATGTTTCTTTCGGTGAACGTATAGAAACTTCTCGATTTAAACATAAATTTGCCAACGAGGATAACCTCTGGCAACTACGCAACGAAGTAGAGCTGGTCATGAACAGACAATTCATCACCTTGCTGTTATATCGTAAAATGCAAAGAAAGGGCTGGCTGAAGTTGTGGGGTTGA